A part of Chryseobacterium shigense genomic DNA contains:
- a CDS encoding SemiSWEET transporter — translation MNENLLGIIAGILTSISMIPQLIKVIKEKNADEISLVMLLVLISGLSLWVWYGFIKDELPIILSNAFAVLVNISLLVCYMLYKK, via the coding sequence ATGAATGAAAACCTCTTAGGCATAATAGCAGGAATCCTCACATCCATCTCCATGATCCCTCAGCTGATCAAAGTGATTAAAGAGAAAAATGCAGATGAAATTTCCCTTGTGATGCTTTTGGTCCTTATTTCAGGACTTTCACTGTGGGTTTGGTATGGTTTCATAAAAGATGAGCTGCCCATTATTTTGTCGAATGCATTTGCTGTTTTGGTCAATATAAGCCTGCTCGTATGTTATATGCTGTATAAGAAATAA
- the glmS gene encoding glutamine--fructose-6-phosphate transaminase (isomerizing), giving the protein MCGIVGYTGFQDAYDIVINGLRRLEYRGYDSAGIVLEGSNNKLEVEKTKGKVDDLVNISAQLKGTAKIGMGHTRWATHGVPSDRNSHPHLSNNGKIAIVHNGIIENYDTIKTMLIEKGFTFKSETDTEVLVNLVQYFMDLKSETDFPTAVRYALNEVYGAYAITVLHEDYPGVLVVARLGSPLAIGIGDKEYFIASDASPFVEFTKEAIYLEEGHMATISLEKGVDIRTINDNSKIEPEVQELKLSLEQIEKGGYEHFMLKEIFEQPKSIHDTMRGRLLVDEGVIKMAGIWDHLERFKNANRIIIIACGTSWHAGLIGEYLIEEYARIPVEVEYASEFRYRNPIITDKDVVIAISQSGETADTMAALKLAKEKGAFIYGICNVVDSSIARITDAGSYTHAGPEIGVASTKAFTAQLTILTLIAFKLGKHNGNLGNAEFMSLIAELDAIPKKIEEVLNTTHELTQNIAKDFVSTTNFLYLGRGYNYPAALEGALKLKEISYIHAEGYPAAEMKHGPIALIDENMPIVIIAPKKGHYDKIVSNVQEIKARKGKIIAVVNKGDHQVSSMADYVIEIPETSECFSPIVASVPLQLLAYYIAVYRGANVDQPRNLAKSVTVE; this is encoded by the coding sequence ATGTGCGGAATTGTAGGATATACAGGATTTCAGGATGCGTATGATATTGTAATCAACGGTCTTAGAAGATTAGAATATAGAGGATATGATAGTGCGGGGATTGTTTTGGAAGGTTCAAATAACAAACTTGAAGTAGAAAAAACAAAAGGTAAAGTAGATGATCTGGTTAATATTTCAGCGCAGCTGAAAGGTACAGCCAAAATAGGGATGGGACATACCAGATGGGCTACCCATGGAGTTCCAAGTGACAGAAACTCACACCCACATTTATCAAACAACGGTAAAATTGCTATTGTACATAACGGTATTATAGAAAACTATGATACTATCAAAACAATGCTTATTGAAAAAGGATTTACTTTTAAATCCGAAACAGATACGGAAGTTTTGGTAAACCTTGTTCAGTATTTCATGGATTTGAAATCTGAAACAGATTTCCCTACAGCAGTAAGATATGCTTTGAATGAAGTATACGGGGCTTATGCTATTACTGTGCTTCATGAAGACTATCCGGGAGTATTGGTAGTGGCAAGATTAGGTTCTCCATTAGCAATCGGAATTGGTGATAAAGAATACTTTATTGCTTCCGATGCATCTCCTTTTGTAGAATTTACCAAAGAAGCAATCTATCTGGAAGAAGGTCACATGGCTACTATTTCATTGGAAAAAGGAGTAGACATCAGAACTATTAATGATAACTCCAAAATTGAGCCTGAAGTTCAGGAACTTAAATTAAGCCTGGAGCAGATTGAAAAAGGAGGTTATGAGCACTTCATGCTTAAAGAAATCTTCGAACAGCCTAAATCTATTCACGATACGATGAGAGGGAGACTTCTTGTAGATGAGGGAGTTATAAAAATGGCTGGAATCTGGGATCACCTGGAAAGATTCAAAAATGCAAACAGAATCATCATTATTGCCTGCGGTACTTCATGGCATGCAGGTCTTATCGGGGAATACCTTATTGAAGAATATGCAAGAATTCCTGTAGAAGTGGAATATGCATCAGAATTCAGATACAGAAACCCTATTATTACCGATAAAGATGTTGTTATTGCCATTTCCCAGTCAGGAGAAACAGCAGATACAATGGCTGCCCTAAAGCTGGCAAAAGAAAAAGGAGCATTTATTTATGGTATATGTAACGTAGTGGATTCCTCCATTGCAAGAATTACAGATGCAGGTTCATATACTCACGCAGGTCCTGAGATCGGTGTTGCTTCTACAAAAGCATTTACTGCACAACTTACCATCCTTACCCTAATTGCATTTAAATTAGGAAAACACAACGGTAATCTAGGAAACGCTGAATTCATGAGTTTAATTGCAGAATTGGATGCTATCCCTAAAAAAATTGAAGAAGTTCTCAATACAACCCACGAACTGACTCAGAATATCGCAAAAGACTTTGTAAGCACAACAAACTTCCTTTATTTAGGAAGAGGATACAATTATCCTGCTGCATTGGAAGGTGCTTTAAAACTGAAAGAAATCTCTTACATACACGCAGAAGGATACCCTGCAGCAGAAATGAAGCACGGACCTATTGCCCTTATTGATGAGAACATGCCAATCGTTATTATTGCTCCTAAAAAAGGACATTATGATAAAATTGTGAGTAATGTTCAGGAAATCAAGGCCAGAAAAGGAAAAATTATCGCTGTCGTTAACAAAGGAGATCACCAGGTAAGCTCAATGGCAGATTATGTTATTGAAATTCCTGAGACTTCAGAATGTTTCTCTCCAATCGTTGCATCAGTGCCTTTACAGCTATTGGCTTACTATATTGCTGTATACCGTGGAGCTAATGTAGATCAGCCGAGAAACCTGGCGAAATCGGTAACCGTGGAATAA
- a CDS encoding GldM family protein has protein sequence MAQGKQTPRQKMINLMYLVFIAMMALNIDAEIIRSYYDSTRALNETRTLTEKKNEKIFERTLEAKAQQVPDTYAQPWEQYKVLKGKIDVLVTSAQGIKDALKKQSEFHDKDPKTGKDIDVSENFAALNNNEATTEYFFKEGDENSPSKGALELKAKIDDVRNYINATFGNNPQLKDLVDRANKSLIAEYPKGKSPNDKTWFQNKFYHQPLIAAISNLEIIQNDARNVQSDALALLLQEKVDANIKFSSYEPIVSGPVDIQAGQQAEVKVMLGTYSNSNKISISGVSRQENGKGIVPISGSGIGEHKLAGTITLTDASGKPQSFPWTHTYNVIAGPREVKLEKGLLLSADKMNVMYRGLENPVSGSILGADNSKLSLSAPGASVRGTGPGKWIVKPTTGNTVKLTLSGIDPYGKSVSQVFEYRIKNVPPPQGQMRGQNVLSMPATSIPNQSVQAAIPDFDFPVSFNVTQFMVRVPGRAALLIHGNTLGDAAGLVKNLRTGDVVSIFDIKATAQGLEGQQIKNITPIIINVQ, from the coding sequence ATGGCACAAGGAAAACAGACCCCTCGTCAGAAGATGATCAACCTGATGTATTTGGTGTTCATCGCGATGATGGCCCTAAATATTGATGCAGAAATCATCAGATCATACTATGACTCTACCAGAGCTTTGAATGAAACAAGAACTTTAACAGAGAAAAAGAACGAAAAGATCTTTGAAAGAACGTTAGAGGCTAAAGCTCAGCAGGTTCCGGATACCTATGCACAGCCTTGGGAACAATATAAAGTTTTAAAAGGTAAGATTGATGTATTGGTAACATCTGCTCAGGGTATTAAAGATGCCCTGAAAAAGCAGTCCGAGTTTCATGATAAAGATCCTAAAACAGGAAAAGATATTGATGTAAGTGAAAACTTCGCTGCATTAAATAATAATGAAGCAACTACAGAATACTTCTTTAAAGAAGGAGATGAAAATTCACCTTCCAAAGGAGCACTGGAACTGAAAGCCAAAATTGATGACGTAAGAAACTACATCAATGCAACTTTTGGAAACAATCCTCAGCTAAAGGATTTAGTAGACAGAGCCAATAAATCTCTGATTGCTGAATATCCAAAAGGAAAATCTCCAAATGATAAGACCTGGTTTCAGAATAAATTCTATCATCAGCCGTTAATTGCGGCGATTTCAAATCTTGAGATCATTCAGAATGATGCTAGAAACGTACAGTCTGATGCATTGGCATTATTACTTCAGGAGAAAGTGGATGCAAACATCAAATTCTCAAGCTATGAGCCTATCGTTTCTGGTCCTGTTGATATTCAGGCAGGTCAGCAGGCAGAGGTAAAAGTAATGCTGGGAACTTACTCTAACAGTAATAAGATCAGTATTTCAGGAGTTAGCAGACAGGAAAACGGAAAAGGTATTGTTCCTATTTCAGGTTCAGGTATTGGAGAACATAAACTGGCAGGAACAATTACTTTAACAGATGCTTCAGGAAAACCTCAAAGTTTCCCATGGACGCATACTTATAACGTAATTGCAGGACCAAGAGAAGTAAAACTTGAAAAAGGACTATTACTTTCTGCTGATAAGATGAACGTAATGTATAGAGGACTTGAGAACCCTGTTTCAGGATCAATCTTAGGTGCTGATAATTCAAAACTTTCACTATCTGCCCCGGGAGCTTCTGTAAGAGGTACCGGCCCAGGAAAATGGATTGTAAAACCAACTACAGGAAATACAGTTAAACTGACGTTATCAGGAATAGACCCTTACGGAAAATCTGTATCTCAGGTATTTGAATATAGAATTAAGAATGTTCCGCCGCCACAAGGTCAGATGAGAGGACAGAACGTATTGTCGATGCCGGCAACTTCTATTCCTAACCAGTCTGTACAGGCAGCGATCCCAGACTTCGACTTCCCTGTTTCATTCAATGTGACACAGTTCATGGTTAGAGTTCCTGGTAGAGCAGCATTATTGATCCACGGAAATACATTAGGTGATGCCGCTGGATTGGTGAAGAACCTTAGAACCGGAGATGTAGTTTCTATCTTTGATATCAAAGCTACAGCACAAGGATTGGAAGGTCAGCAGATTAAAAACATTACTCCTATAATTATTAATGTTCAATAG
- the gldK gene encoding gliding motility lipoprotein GldK produces MKRIFLLLLSASVASVSCSGGGSSSVGKPGTKGELIPREKTKSFVAERPYGMVGIPAGSFVAGLADQDLTNTPEKASLKTVTVSSFFMDEAETTNAEYRVFINYVRDSIARTLLAEAAGEGGEEGGRKGATIGDYAYLAKKEENLTPYQEYLEGQGGREDGGYDPNKRLDWKIPLHWSTGKYPDVEYAEVLESMYLPASSRIGNERILDVSKLKYNYQWGDMDAALADNERGANYLKSSSIAIYPDTTVWVKDFHFAYNEPLFEQYFWHKAYKDYPVVGVTWDQARAYCNFRSKLKTDYNESLKRKKQRPLQFRLPTEIEWEYAARGGMQNATYPWGGPYLMDDRGCYLANFKPKRGNYMEDDKKGTYTYTAPVKKFKKNGFGLFDMAGNVSEWTESAYNNSSYGFSSTLNPSTKNKVDTKKSVRGGSWKDIGYALMTGARDWERKDSARSYIGFRTVQDIPEAAVKPRRVNR; encoded by the coding sequence ATGAAAAGGATATTTCTTTTATTATTGTCTGCGTCGGTAGCATCAGTATCTTGTTCAGGTGGTGGCAGTTCTTCTGTAGGGAAGCCTGGAACAAAAGGAGAGTTGATACCAAGAGAAAAAACGAAATCATTTGTTGCGGAAAGACCATATGGAATGGTCGGTATTCCTGCAGGTTCATTTGTAGCTGGTCTTGCCGATCAGGATCTTACAAATACTCCTGAAAAAGCTTCATTGAAAACTGTTACTGTTTCCTCTTTCTTCATGGATGAAGCGGAAACCACCAATGCAGAATACAGGGTATTTATCAATTATGTAAGAGATTCCATTGCGAGAACTCTGTTAGCCGAAGCTGCTGGGGAAGGCGGTGAAGAAGGTGGACGTAAAGGAGCAACCATTGGCGACTATGCATACCTTGCTAAAAAAGAAGAAAACCTAACACCTTATCAAGAATATTTAGAAGGCCAGGGAGGAAGAGAAGACGGAGGCTATGATCCGAATAAAAGACTGGACTGGAAAATTCCATTGCATTGGAGCACCGGGAAGTATCCTGATGTAGAATATGCAGAAGTTTTGGAATCCATGTATCTGCCGGCTTCTTCAAGAATCGGAAACGAAAGGATTTTAGACGTTAGTAAACTAAAATACAACTATCAGTGGGGAGATATGGATGCCGCACTTGCTGACAACGAAAGAGGAGCAAACTACCTTAAAAGTTCAAGCATTGCCATCTATCCGGACACTACAGTTTGGGTAAAAGATTTCCACTTTGCATATAACGAACCATTGTTCGAGCAGTATTTCTGGCACAAAGCCTATAAAGATTACCCTGTAGTAGGAGTAACCTGGGACCAGGCAAGAGCTTACTGTAACTTCAGATCCAAGCTGAAAACAGATTATAACGAAAGCTTAAAAAGAAAAAAACAAAGACCATTACAGTTCCGTCTTCCTACAGAAATTGAATGGGAATATGCTGCCAGAGGCGGAATGCAGAACGCTACTTACCCTTGGGGAGGTCCATATCTAATGGATGACAGAGGTTGCTACCTTGCCAACTTCAAACCTAAGAGAGGTAACTATATGGAAGACGATAAAAAAGGTACTTATACATATACAGCTCCAGTAAAGAAATTTAAGAAAAATGGATTTGGGTTATTTGATATGGCTGGAAACGTTTCTGAATGGACAGAATCTGCGTATAACAACTCTTCTTATGGATTCTCTTCTACATTAAATCCTTCTACTAAAAATAAAGTAGATACGAAGAAATCTGTAAGAGGTGGATCTTGGAAAGATATAGGATATGCCCTTATGACAGGTGCTAGAGATTGGGAAAGAAAAGATTCTGCAAGAAGCTATATCGGATTCAGAACTGTACAGGATATTCCTGAAGCAGCTGTTAAGCCAAGAAGAGTTAACAGATAA
- the gldN gene encoding gliding motility protein GldN — MKKYISTLLVLVSGFAFSQTILNASSPEEFRQMREENKQKVGDTIIDNKVKPLEYGFVEDKDILKSMFVWEIIDMNDKINQPFYYDNPDGLLSTPTRSLYQLLLDGALTGKIEQVYDDENFTVKLSPEGIQKRLEKVVINDAAIDILNSGRQLTEQEKKEYTDVFKTTTEKVKVLKIMGMWFVDKRDGQMKYRPLGIAAMGPDPAVQGVIGPDGKPIAGNDELIDLFWIYYPNARDILANNYVFNRKNSSADLSFDDIINARRFSSVIYKSSTGLGDGTIKDYIPKDAEDQLDESERIKAQILNMENDMWNY; from the coding sequence ATGAAAAAATATATTAGCACCCTTTTAGTATTAGTTTCGGGATTTGCTTTTTCCCAGACTATCCTGAATGCTTCTTCTCCGGAAGAATTCAGACAGATGAGAGAAGAAAACAAACAAAAAGTTGGTGATACTATTATTGATAACAAAGTAAAGCCTCTTGAATATGGTTTTGTAGAGGATAAAGATATCCTTAAGAGTATGTTTGTATGGGAGATCATTGATATGAATGATAAGATCAACCAGCCTTTCTACTATGACAATCCGGATGGACTTCTTTCTACACCTACAAGATCTTTATACCAATTATTATTGGACGGTGCATTAACAGGAAAGATCGAGCAGGTTTATGATGACGAAAACTTTACGGTGAAACTTTCACCGGAAGGTATCCAGAAGAGATTGGAAAAAGTAGTTATCAATGATGCTGCTATTGACATCCTTAACTCTGGAAGACAACTGACCGAGCAGGAGAAAAAAGAATATACCGATGTTTTCAAGACTACCACTGAAAAAGTAAAAGTTCTTAAAATTATGGGTATGTGGTTTGTTGATAAAAGAGACGGACAGATGAAATACAGACCTCTTGGTATTGCCGCTATGGGACCGGATCCTGCCGTACAGGGTGTTATTGGGCCAGATGGTAAGCCAATTGCAGGTAATGACGAACTTATCGATCTGTTCTGGATTTATTATCCTAATGCAAGAGATATTCTGGCAAACAATTATGTTTTCAACAGAAAAAACTCTTCTGCAGACCTTTCTTTCGATGATATCATCAATGCAAGAAGATTCTCTTCTGTTATTTACAAATCATCAACAGGTTTAGGAGACGGTACCATCAAGGACTATATCCCTAAAGATGCTGAAGATCAATTGGATGAAAGCGAAAGAATCAAAGCGCAGATCCTTAACATGGAGAACGATATGTGGAATTACTAA
- a CDS encoding NAD(P)/FAD-dependent oxidoreductase yields MKQIDYIIVGDGYAGLFFAHQLIKNNKSFAIFSEGRKSASQVSAGIINPVVLKKFTTFWKAQEQIDFLKDTLLEIESYTGENYLINSPIHRIFHDENEQNLWLKKSDNEELLSFLDKNFDHLDVVKNDFNTGKVNQSARLQVSGFFMGLFDFLEKKELLIKEKFDYGKLETSSATYKDLQFKHMVFCEGMGVTENPFFSDIAVNPNKGHHIKVKLSEAIPEDITIKKKHFLFPTDNGLYFYGGTYDREQLHHHIDESAVAQLVNGLSEIYPYDFEVEEVNFGFRPTVKDRRPIIGRHETFKNLYVFNGLGARGILNGCYFSKSLYQFIEENIPLHEEVSVNRFK; encoded by the coding sequence ATGAAACAAATAGACTATATCATTGTTGGAGACGGATATGCAGGACTTTTTTTCGCCCATCAGCTAATTAAGAATAACAAATCATTCGCAATCTTTTCTGAAGGCAGAAAGAGTGCTTCCCAGGTTTCCGCGGGAATTATCAATCCTGTAGTGCTCAAAAAATTCACCACTTTCTGGAAAGCGCAGGAGCAAATTGATTTCCTGAAAGACACCCTGCTTGAAATAGAATCTTACACAGGAGAGAATTATTTAATCAATTCTCCCATCCACAGAATTTTTCATGATGAGAACGAACAGAACCTCTGGCTGAAAAAATCGGATAATGAAGAACTTTTAAGCTTTCTGGATAAAAATTTTGATCATTTAGATGTGGTAAAAAACGACTTTAACACAGGAAAGGTCAATCAGTCTGCCAGACTTCAGGTAAGTGGATTTTTCATGGGTCTATTTGATTTTTTAGAAAAAAAGGAACTTCTGATTAAAGAAAAATTTGATTACGGAAAACTGGAAACTTCTTCAGCTACGTATAAAGACCTTCAATTCAAACATATGGTCTTTTGTGAAGGAATGGGAGTGACAGAAAATCCCTTTTTCTCCGATATTGCCGTTAACCCCAATAAGGGGCATCACATTAAAGTAAAACTCTCCGAAGCAATTCCGGAAGATATTACCATTAAAAAGAAACATTTCTTATTCCCGACAGACAATGGGCTTTATTTTTATGGCGGAACCTACGACAGGGAACAGCTCCATCATCATATTGATGAATCCGCAGTAGCGCAGCTTGTGAACGGGCTGTCTGAAATTTACCCCTACGACTTTGAAGTAGAAGAAGTGAATTTTGGCTTCAGACCGACTGTAAAAGACAGAAGACCGATTATCGGAAGACACGAAACATTTAAAAACCTTTATGTATTCAATGGACTTGGGGCACGAGGTATCCTGAACGGCTGTTATTTTTCAAAAAGCCTGTATCAGTTTATTGAAGAAAATATCCCCTTGCACGAGGAAGTATCTGTTAACAGGTTTAAATAA
- a CDS encoding META domain-containing protein, with protein MKNLHYYLSALFLLVFLTACKTTSTTQTQKSTDITGKTWKLTELNGQPIKLKNAKNNPYFKLNTEGMRYEGHAGCNGFGGTFEIRPDMMKIKFNQGMSTMMACEDLETEQLFTKAVLAADNYSVNGSTLTLNKARMAPLAKFVLQP; from the coding sequence ATGAAAAATTTGCATTATTATTTATCCGCACTTTTTTTACTCGTATTTCTTACGGCATGTAAAACTACTTCGACAACACAGACACAGAAGTCGACAGATATTACAGGTAAAACATGGAAATTAACGGAATTGAACGGGCAACCTATCAAGCTTAAGAATGCTAAAAACAATCCTTATTTCAAGCTTAATACAGAAGGGATGAGATATGAGGGACATGCAGGATGTAACGGATTTGGAGGGACTTTCGAGATCAGGCCCGATATGATGAAAATCAAATTCAACCAGGGAATGTCTACGATGATGGCCTGTGAGGACCTTGAAACGGAGCAATTATTTACAAAAGCAGTGCTTGCCGCAGATAATTATTCTGTAAATGGAAGTACATTGACGCTAAATAAGGCAAGAATGGCTCCTTTGGCTAAATTTGTTCTTCAGCCATAA
- the gldL gene encoding gliding motility protein GldL, giving the protein MFKTKDAWMNFFYSFGAAIVILGAWLKITHITLGPINGNMALTVGLITEAIIFIIFAFDPPKSEESYAWENVYPELLDKHANPNPLHSNVSSKNNAQQFAELENSLSNKLDKMLQDAKLDVQLFDRLRTGIDKFSSSVDQINQTVDVSASTHKYNDQLNKAAQHMESMNALYAMQLESGKKQSEFANKYVADMQKSAEQSEKFNQELQGLTTNLNSLNRVYGGMLTAMKS; this is encoded by the coding sequence ATGTTTAAGACTAAAGATGCTTGGATGAATTTCTTTTATTCATTCGGTGCTGCAATTGTAATTCTTGGAGCTTGGCTTAAAATTACTCACATTACATTAGGACCAATTAACGGTAATATGGCTCTTACTGTGGGGCTTATTACGGAAGCTATTATCTTTATCATTTTCGCATTCGACCCTCCAAAATCAGAAGAGTCTTATGCATGGGAAAATGTTTATCCTGAACTATTGGATAAGCACGCTAACCCAAACCCATTACACTCTAACGTGTCATCTAAAAATAATGCACAGCAATTTGCTGAATTAGAAAACTCTCTTTCAAATAAATTAGACAAAATGCTTCAGGATGCAAAATTAGATGTTCAGTTATTTGACAGACTTAGAACAGGTATCGATAAATTTTCCAGCTCTGTTGACCAGATCAACCAGACGGTAGACGTATCTGCTTCTACTCATAAATATAACGATCAGCTTAACAAAGCTGCACAGCATATGGAAAGCATGAACGCTTTATATGCAATGCAGTTGGAAAGCGGTAAAAAACAATCTGAATTTGCTAACAAATATGTAGCAGATATGCAGAAATCTGCAGAACAGTCTGAAAAATTCAATCAAGAGTTACAAGGTTTAACAACTAATCTTAACAGCTTAAACAGAGTTTATGGTGGTATGCTTACTGCTATGAAGTCTTAA